Genomic window (Xylanimonas protaetiae):
CGCCGGTCCATGCCGACTCCCACTGCACGGCCGCGGCGACGGTCGCGCCCACGGTTGCAGTGGTGATTGCGCCGAACGCCGCCAGGGTGGTCCCGGCCCGGTCGATCGCCTCCCGGTTCGTGTCGACCGCCCCGGTGAGCTTCCCGACGGCGGTGGTCTGCCGGGCGGTGGCCTGTTCGTTTGCCGCCTGCGCGGACCGGTGCGCCGCCTCCGCCGCGGCAACGTCCTTCGTCGCCTGGTCGAGGTCACGACGTGCCTTCGCCGACCGCTCCTCCGCAGCGACGACCTGCGCCGAGTCAGCGGCACCCTTCTGCCGTGCCTGCGCGAGCTGCTGCTCAGCGGTGCGGAGACGCCCGGCCGCGTCGGCCTGCGCCTTCTGCGCACGCTCGACCCGCTGCCCCGCATGCTCGACCTTGTCGGCGAGCTTGTCGGCCGCCTTCGCGCCCTCGTTGAACCCCTGGACGAGGGCCTGGTACTCGGCTTCGAGACGGACGGCGTAGGAGCGAGTCGTCACAGAATCACCCCCGAGGTCGCTATGCAGATGTCACGCTGGTGCGCGATGGTCAGTCAGTGAATGGGCTCGTGGCAGAAGAGAGGCGACCGTTGTGGGCGCGCCGCGGCGTCGTCATCAGCGCAGCGATCACGTTGGTGCTTCTCGTGGCTGCCGGGGTGGGTGTTAACCAGCATGGGCAGGACCGTGAGGCTGCGGGTCGCGCGTGCGAGGAACAGGCCGCGTACAAGTACCCACCGGGCACGACGCTCTTCCGCACGTATGTGGGCGAACCCGACCCCGGTCGATTCGAGTACCGGATCGTTGACATCGATGCGAACAGGCCGCTGACATGCCTCGTCGAGGAGGATGACGGCGCCTGGGTTGCGTCGTACCTCGGCTGAGGCCCAAGTCCGCAGTGCCGTGACATGACTAAGGGCCAGAGGATGAACCTCTGGCCCTTCGTCATGCTGAACCTGTGTCGACAGACTACCTGCTGACCGCGTTGGTGGATGAGGTTAGGGCGAGGACACCTTGCCCGGTGGCGAGCGCGACCCGGAGCCCTTCGAGGCCCTTGGGGGTGATGCGGACCTGCGGGTCTGCGAGGGTGCGTTCCCCGGATCGGGGGTTGTCGTAGTAGCGGATGCGGGAGCGGAGGCGTCCAAGGTCGACGTGCCGCTGGTAGGGGATGCCACGCTTGTCGAGCCAGCCGAGGTCCTGCATCTGCCGCTTGAGGCGGTTCTGCCCGGTGTCGATGCCATGGTCTCGCGACAGGATCTGCGCGGCGTCCCGCAGGGAGTAGTCGCCGTCGGTGGACGCGAGGACGTTCCACGCGGTCGCGGCGGGTTCGAGGACCTTGATGAGTGCCTGCTGCTCGTCGAGGACCTGCTGGGCGACGAGCATGGCGGCGGCGAGCTGCTGCTCGCGGGTCTGCGGGACCGCGTACGACCCGGTCTTGCGGATCGCGGGCAGCACCTCGTGCGTCACCCAGCGCTTGAAGCGGACCGCCTCGGGCTTCTCGCTCCACAGGATCAGCGAGTAGAGGCCAGCCTCGGTGACGACGGTCATCGGGCGGTGCGGCGGCCGCCCCGGCTCCTGACGTACATTGGGGCTGACCTGCGAAAACGGCACCTGCCGGTACTCGTCTTCGTCGAGGCGTCGGATCGCGCTCGGGTTGTGGTTGTACCCGAGGAGCGGGGTGACGTCGGCGGCGACGAACCAGGGGTCACCGTTCTCGTCGGTGATGATGCGGACGCCAGCGCCGTGGAAGTTGAACTGCTGCACCGCGGCGTTCACAGGGTGCCGCCGTGCTGGATGGTGATGCCCTGCTCGGTGAGGGTGGCGAGGAGGTGGGTGGCGAGGATGACGGCCTGCGTCTGGGTGAGCTCGAGGGTGGGGGTCTCGCTGAGGAGGACGCGCACGCGGGTGGTGCCGTCGGCCTCGGTCGCACCGTAGGTCTCGATGGTGGCCTGCTCCCAGGTGCCGTCGTGGGCCTGCTCGGCGGGGTACAGGTCGGTGACGAACCCGCGCTGCGCGGTGTAGGTGACGCCGTCTGCGGTGAAGCCGTCGCTGAGGGTCGTGCAGGGGATCGGGGATGGGACAATCGTCTTCACGGTGTGCTCCTGGGCCAGTCAGGTGGTGCTCCGAGGCCCTGCCCGGTGCTCGAACACCGGGCGGGGCCGCCCCCGTCTCGAGGACACCCTGAGTATTGCTCATGTAGCGCAACAACGTCAAGGGGTGGCGTTGCGCTACGCTGTCTAGCGTGAAGCTCATGGGTGTCAAGGAGATCGCTGATCTGCTGCTCGTCTCTCGTCAGCGCGCGTCGCAGATCTCGGCCCGGCGCGACTTCCCCGAGCCCGTTGACACCCTTGCGATGGGCAAGGTGTGGCTCGAAGACGATGTCATGGCATGGGCGGTAGCCACGGGACGTGTGGTGGACGACACCGTCGAGGAGTTCGACCCGCGCGACCGGTGAGCGCGGCTTCCACACGGCCCGTTCGTGCGCGGCCCGCTGGTGAGCGCCCGATCGGTGGGCGGCCTCAGGGGCGGCTACCTCGTTGGCAGCGACTGGCCTGGCGCAAACGCTTGCGTTGGTCGTTCACTCGGGCTGGTAGCGCCAGATGTCCAGGGACTCCCAGTCCGCGGGGAACCCCATGGTGTTCTCGGCGGTCATGCCGTGCACCGGACGGAACTTGCGCATCGTCTCCCGGAACTGGCGGGGCCACCCAGTGCTGGGGTCGAGCTCGATCAGGAAGTGCGCACAGATCGCTGCGAGGAAGTAGACACGGTTGTTGTCCGCCGTGCTCAGGTGAGCCAGCCGCTCGGGCAGAAAGGCCGTCCCGGGTCGCTTCGGCGGGTAGATGGTCTTGCGGTTCCAGATACGGGCGTTGTGGGCGCAGTGGTTCCGCAGCACGTTGAGGGCCTTGAGCCACCCGTAGACGACGTCACGGTTCTTGACCGCGACGTTCCTCGCGATCGCGGCAGCGTCACGATCGGAGACCAGGTCGTACAGTGCGGTCAGGCATCCGAAGGTCATGAACTCGGTCGCGACCCAGACCGGGATCTGCCCGTCGTAGGTCAGGATGAAGTGTCGGACGTAGTCCTCGTTCTTGGACTCGCTGCGGAGCTGCTCGTAGCGGTCCAGCCACGTGGCGTGCGCGTCCCGTTCATCGTTCGGCCCCCGGCGCGCCGGCGGCTTCTGGCACCGCGCCGTGTCGAGGTGCTTAGGGTCCAGGTGGCCGAATGGGTGTGTCTTGCCGAGCTGGTAGCCGACCTGGGCCCGCATCGCCACCTCGAGCTTCTGGAGCCCTGACAGCAGGGTTGCCCGAAGGCGATCATCGAAGTCGCAGAGGGTGAGCGCGTCGTCGAGCCTGGCACCGTCGACGAACTCGGGTGCGCGCCCCTGACCGTCCTCTGACGGGCGGCGCAGCGGGTAGGTGTAGGCGGAGAGCCGGTAGTAGCCGAGCCGCTTGAGCGCGCGAACTGCGACCGCGCGGTCTGAGACCTCCAGGCCCCGGTCAGTGAGCAGCTGCACCTGCTCGGCGTAGTTCTTGTGCGGCTTGGTGTAGTCCACGTAGACCTTCAGGCGAAAAGAAAACCGGCCCATCACAGCCGGTGACGTGGGGTCGGTGGCTGCGAGCGGGGCCGGTGTTTATGGCTCCAACGCTACACCAGGCCGTACGGGCACCCCGGGTGAATCCGGGCAGATCGAGTGTCGATCCGGTCACGAACGGGCGTTCGTACGAACACCGGGTGGGGCCGCCCTCGGTGAGGGACTGCACAAGAGTCAACATCACTACTGCACAACTGTCAACTGCACGCTGTCCTGTAGCATGGAATCATGCAGGAGTTCATGGGAAGCGCAGAGGTGACCGCCCTACTTGGCGTGTCCAAACAGCGCACCTACCAACTCACTGGCCGGCCCGACTTCCCGGCCCCTGTGGCTGAACTCAAGATGGGCAAGGTCTGGCGCACCGCCGACGTCATGCAGTGGGCGATCGAAGCGGGACGGGCGGTCGATACCGCGGTCGAGGAGTTCGACCCCCGCGACAGGTGAGCGCGGCTGGCATGCTTGCGTGGGCTGAGGCCACCGGCCGTGAGGTGAAGACCGGCACGCCGGCGGTGGGCGGGTGAAACGGCGTGATTCGCGCCTCAGCGGACGCCTCACGGTTGACGCGTAAGGCGCCTCCTGCGTACGGTCCTCACATAGTTCCCCGCCGTCCTCCGGGCCTGGCGGGGCTTTTTCTTTCCCGGAGGCGACGTGTCAGAGCCGCGCGTGCACCTGTTCATGGACTACCAGAACGTCCACCTGTCCGTCGGCGAGGCGTTCGCCCCGCCCGGGACCCCGGCGCACACGACGCTCATCCACCCCGGCAGGTTCGGTGACGCACTCATGGCAGCGCGAGCTGCCAAGGGGCGCACGGGCACGCTCGAGCGCATCCACGTGTACCGCGGACAGCCGAGCTCGACTCATGAGCCGGACCCGGCCGCGTGGAACAAGGCACAGAGCGCGGAGTGGTCCCGGGATCCTCGCGTCGCCATGTTCAACCGGCCGCTGCGATACCCGAGGGACTGGCCGAACAACCGGGCCCGCGAGAAGGGTGTCGACGTCAAGCTCGCGATCGACTTCGTGCGGGCCGGCATCGAGAAGTCAGCCGACGTCCTGATCCTGGCCTCCCGCGACACGGACCTGATGCCTGCGATCGAGACCGTCATGGACATTGGTGGTTCGACGGTCGAGATCTGCACGTGGGTGGGTTGCAGCAGGCTCCGGCTCGGACGTGACTACTCGGCCCATCACCTCTGGTGCACTTACCTCGATGGGGCGAGCTACGTCGCCTCGAAGGACCCGAAGAAGTACTGAGGTGCCCTGGCCGGGGCCCGACTAGACCGCCTTCTCGCTGGCAGCCCGCCGGTGCGCCTCGGCGTGCTGCGCGGCGGCGGTCCTGTCGTGGGCCTGCATCGCCGTCGTGGCTGACGTCTGCGCAGCCGTGACGTCACCGTCCCGGTAGGGGTGCACGGTCAGGTACTGGCCGGGCGTGTCCTTCGACGCCGACGACACCCTGTCCTTCTCCGCACACGCCTGGCAGGTGTGCCGCTCTACGGTGAACTCGCCCTCGGAGCGCGGATCCCACGCACTGTTCTTCGGCATTCCGCAGCCGGGGCACGCCGACCGCTCGTACAGCAGCAGCACCTCGGCCAGGGCCCGGTCCCGGTCCAGCCATGCCCCGCCCGGCTCCGCCACTCCGAGGTACACGGTGGGGCGCACCTGCCACGCCCGCGCCGTCTCGAGGGAGAGGATCAGACCCGGCCGCTCCTGGACGTAGCCGAGGAGAAAGGGGCGTCGATCACCGGCTCACCGAACTTCGCCTGCGCGGCCGCCTGCAGGAGCCGGCCGACCTGCAGGGGGCCGTGCGGCTTCGCCTCGATCGCCTTGAGCTGGGCGACGGTGACGTGGTCGGCGACGACGTTGCCGTGCCGGTCCTCGATGCGGACGACGGCCGCGGCGACCTGTGCGAGGTTGCGTTCGTTGAGCGCGGCCGCCCGCTTCTCCTCGTGCTTGGGGTTCTTCTTCGCCCAGTCGGCGTGCGCCTTCTCGTACTGTCCGCGGACGGCGGGCGGTACACCCTTCGACGGGGCCTCCGGCTCCGGCAGGGAGTCTGGGACCGGGTGCGCCTTGTTGATCGCCTTGACGGTCTCCCCGTCGAGCGCGGTCACGTACCAGGTTGTCTTGGACGCCTGCTGGACTTCCCACAGCACGCCGAGACGGTCGAGGATCTCCTGCACGCGGGCGTCGGTGACGATGGACTGCTCGTCGATCCCGGCAGCCTGGTCGGCTTCGAGGGTAGCGAGCTCCCGCTTGAGGTGCTCGGCCTCGCCGAAAACCTGCGTGTTGCCGTAGATGTCGACGGACCGCTCGGTGGGGGCGAGACCGCTGATCCACGAGTCGAGGTCGAACGCTGGCGCGGCCACGGCGTGGTCCTGCCCGGTGGGGGCGGCGTCGTCGGTGATGGACTTCTCGGAAGGCACGGGGGTTCTCCTACGGGGATGGAGGGCACGGGGTTGGGGTGGTGCCCGGCGGCGCGTGACCCCGTGTGCGCGCGCCGCCGGGGGTCTGTCAGGAGCCGGACGCCACGACCACGTCGGTGTAGAACTGCCCCTGCTGCAGGAGGGTGATGTTCGCCTTGAGGTAGCCGTCGCCCTGCCCACCCGTCTTGGTGACGTTGTCCACGAGGAACAGGAAGACATCGACGATGTCGGACGCGGCCAGGGCAACCGTGGCGGCCTTCCCGAGCCGGCGCACGAGCCACCCGTAGGCGCCCTTGTCGAACATGGCCATGGGGTCGTCCACGGTGGGGATGCCAGCGGCGAAGTCGCGGAAGAGCACCAGCGAGCCGTGGTAGTTCCCGACGGTCGGGACGACCGCGTTGGACACATCGGTGATGGCGCGCTCGTTGACGGTGTCGGACGGGTCGGGGTTCACGTCGGTCGTGGTGACGACGTACTGCGAAATGTTCTTCGCACCGACCGCGGCCAGGTCCGTCAGGAGCGGCGCGGACGGGGTCGTGAGCCCGGCCACGCCGGGAACCCACGTGTACTGGGTGACGCCAAGGTCGACGATTCGTGCCAAGGGGATCAACTCCTCGAGAGGGAAAGGCGCCGCTGGCGCCTCGAAGCGTTGGCCCGGCAAGCACGACACTGCCGGTGGCCTCGCTGCGGATGGATGTACGTGTTGCTCGGCGTCCACGGGTGCCCGTGCTTGCACGTGTCGAGCGACGCCTTCTGCCGCCGGTTGTTGACGGCGACCGTGACCGGGTCCAGGTGATCCGGGTTCACGCAACGGCGGTTCGCGCACAGGTGGTCCAGGTGCAAACCGTCGGGAATGGGCCCGTGGAAGAACTCGTAGGCCCAGCGGTGTGCCCGCTGCTGGCGGAACGTTGCGTAGCCAGTTCGCGGGTCCACGTGATCGAATGCCCAGCAGCCGTCGTCCTGTTCGGTGACGTGGATGAAGAAGCGGGCTTCGGACGCCGGAACGCGAGGATCGAACCCGGCCCGGACTCGCGCGTTGTGGGCCTTGCACAGTCCGCGGACTGAGGCCCTGCGCCCGCACCACGAGATGGTGCAGACGGTGGAGTCGTTCGGTGTCCAGGTCTGGGACCAGGGCACCGTCAGGCCTCCTTCTCCGCCGGCTTGGCGGGCTTGGGCGGGGTGGGGACGGGCGCCGGGGCGACCGGCTTCGGCTCCGCGGGCGCGGGGACGGGGGAGACCTCGATCGGCTTGAAGCCGACCTGGGTGACCGGGGTGACCTCGATGGGCTGGAACCCGGCCGGGGTGGGGGTGTGCTTCGCCATCGGGTCCTCCTTGGGGGCATGGCGATGGCCCCCGACGGCCGGGTGCCGTGGGGGTGGATCAGGGAGGGGTGCTCAGGGGGTGAGCGCGGCCCACTGGGTGGGCAGGAACCAGCGCAGCGGCGTGGTGTCGGGGTCCTTGGTGATGACGGCGCCGAGCGGGACCTCGGTGAGCGTCACCCCAGGGGCGAGCTCGACCATCGAGAGGGTCGCCCGGACGAGGCGGGTCGCGGGCAGCACCCAGGCGGGGTCACCGGCGGCGACGTTCACGGTGGCCGCCCAGCGCTCACCGGCGGCGCCGGTGATGCTGCTCTCGGCGCCGGGTGTGCCGGCGCCGGGCCACACGATCGCGTACGGGTACACGCGGCCCTGCCCGTCGGCGGCTGGCTTGTCCGGCACCTGGAACTCGAACACCTGCAACGACGCGATCGTGCGCAGCCGGGCCACCAGGGCGGCGTGCAGGGCCTCGGGGGAGGTCACTGGAACCGGTCCACGATCTGCGCCATGGCGGCGTCGAACGCGGGCGCGTTCCGGTCCAGGGCCGGGCCCATGAACGGGCGTGGCGCCATGCGGGAGGTGCCGACTTCAAGGAAGAGGCCGTAGCTCGCGGTGGGGCCGATCTCGGCGGACACTGTCGAGTCGGTCGCTTCGACGTCCATGGAGATGGACGCGCGCAGGTTGCCGGTGTCGACGGGGGCGAGGGTCTTCGCATCACGCTCGACGTCGAGCGCCGTCTTGCGGACTACGAGCTCGACGACGGGGCCAGCCTGCTCGGCGACGTCACGCAGGTCGGCGGCCATGCGGCGGATGCCGCGCACGTCGAAGCCCATCACGCCCCCTGGTTGCTCTGGTCGTCGGTGCAGGTGATGACCTGCTCGAGCGCGTGGGAGGACCAGGCGGTGGACTGCACGGCCAGCACACGACCGGCCAGGGTGGCGGGCGCGTTGCCGTCGACGGCGGTGACCGTGATGCGGGCGGTGGCAGCGAGCTCGGGGCAGGCGTCCCGGGGGACGGCGACGATGACGTCGCGCACGGTGACCTGCTGCCCGGCGGCGTCCCGGTCCTCAGCCCGCACTGGCTTGTACGTGACGCGGGCGCGCCCGGTGTAGACGACCACCGGTGCGTCGGGGAGGGGCCCGCTCACGGGGTCCCAGCCGCCGCCAGTGCTCCCATCAGTGACGCTCACAGTGCAGTTCAGTGAGCCCTCACTGACGGGCATGTGGTGGGCCGCCCAGTCCGGGTGCACGGGGCGGGTGGTGTCGAACGGCATCTCCGGCTACCAGGGGTAGGGCTCGAACTCGGCGATGCCGAGGAACCCGCCGTCGTCGATGCCCTGCTGGTCGTCGTCACGCACAGCGAGGTCGCGCATGCGGGCGGCGTGCGCGCGCAGGTCCGCGGCCACCTTCGTCCCGTCAGTCGACAGGCCGTCCGCGGTGCGGACGACCTTCCCGATGAGGGACTCGCTGGTAGCGATCGCGTCGAGCGCGTCTGCGGCGGCACGGCGCACGTCCCCGCGCACCGTGACGTCTGTTTCCGGGTTGAGACCGTACGCGCCGAGGTACCCGCCGACCTGGTCGTCGGCGAGTACCTGCGACGCACCGACGTCAGCGAGGAGGAGACGCAGCCAGCCGGCGTTCGTCGTGTAGGCCACGTCTCCTCCTCCTGCCCGTCAGTTCGAGCCGTTGGACGCGTACGCGCCGAGCGGGTCGACGGTCGTCGAGCCGGTCACGTGGCGGACGCGGTACTCGATCGAGTCGTCGTCGAACGACCCGTCCTCGGGGCTGATGGCGCCGCCGCCGATGCGCTGGCCGGTGTCAGCCTTCACGCGCAGGTCCGGGGTCTCGTGACCACGCAGGAAGCCGACAGCGACAGCCGGACGCGGGCCGCTCGGGTCGGGCAGCAGGTACCACGTCGACCCGGCGTTGGCGGACTTGTCGATGACCGTCAGCCACGGGTTGACCACGAGGGTCACCATGGCCTTGAGGTAGTTCGACGCACGCACGGTCTTGGCGCCGCGCGGGGCGGCCGCCGTCGAGTCCGCGGAGACCTCGATCTCGACCGCGTTGAGGATCTCCAGGGCCGTGATCTGCAGGGCCGGGGGGACCATGAGGACGAGCTTCGGCAGGATGACCGGCAGACCCTCCGAGTCCTTGCGGGCCGTGACCGTCGAGACCGCCTTCGCGATGTTCGCCGCGGTGAGCTTGTCCGTGCCGACCGTGACGAAGAACGCGGTCTTGGAGCCCGCCGCGTCCACGATCGCGGAGGTGGCGACGTAGTCCTCGGTGAAGCGGGCCGCCGATGCCTGTCGGTCGGGCAGGTTGCGCAGCGCGTCCAGGTCGTCGTTGACGAGGTCCTCGAACGTGACCGGGATGATGTTGCCGCGCTTCGCGACGGACAGGGAGTACTCGGCGTCCGACAGGGGGACCCGCTTGTACGGGGCGCCCTCACCGACGACGTCGAGGATCGCGCGACCGCCGAGGAGGTCGTTGAGCTTCTTCGGCTTGAAGTCCCTCACGAGCGACTTCGTCGCGAAGCCCTGCCAGACCGTGGGGTACTCCTCGTACTTGTTCAGGAGCTCACGGTCCAGGACCGCACCGAGCAGGTACGGCAGGTCGGACGTGGTGATGTTCTCCTGGATGTACAGGCCGGCGCGCTTCGACTCACGGATCGAGCCGTGGAGGAAGTCGTGCCACAGGTTGGCGGTCTCCACCAGCTTGGTGAAGTCGCGGACGGCGGGCTTACGGAAGCCGCCCGCGTTGAGGTTCTCCGAGGCGACGGCCTCGGCGGCGGCCCCGGTCAGGATCTGCGGGGCGTCCATGGTGACGCTCATGGGTGTGACTCCTTTCCGGGGTCAGGCGAACAGGACGGGGACGATGCCGGAGGTGCCGCCCTTGGTGGCGAGCGCGTAGCCGAGCAGCGTGTTGCTGGTGGCGGTGGTCGTGACCACACCGGCGGAGGTCACGTAGATGGCCAGACCGACGGAGGCGACAGCGTCCGCGGTGGTGACCTCGGCGACGTGCGACGGAGAGATCAGGACGGTCGCGTTGCCCGCCGTGTCACGGGAGGTGAGGGCGACACCGGCGATGCCGCCGACGGCGACAGGGGCCCCGGAGAGGGTGCCAGACGGCACGGGCAGGGTCAGGGAGTCGACGTCCCGGAACGTGATGTTCTTGGCCATGGGGTCACTGGTCCTTCCGGCCGAAGGCGCGAGCCACGGCCTTGTCGAAGTCGGCCTCGCTCACGACGGCCGCCTGGGTGGCGCCGAGACCGCGGACGGTGCCCAGGCCGGACTCCTCGGCGACGGTCGCGAGGAACGTCTCGTGCGCCTTGCGGGACTCGTTGACGACGCCGGCGAACTTGTCGGTGTCGAGGCTGCCGTCCTCGTTGAGGGGCAGGTCGTCGCGCATGGCCTCGGTGAGGATGAGCTCGACGGACGCGGGCACGAGGTCCTTGTTGGCCTCGCCGATGAGGTTGCGGGCGAAGCGGTCAGCCTTGGCCTTCGCCTCGGCCTGGGTGGCGCGACGCTTGTACTCGTCACGCTCGGACTCGGCGGCCTCGGCACGCTTGTCGGCGGCCTCCTTGGCGGCCTCGAGCGCGGGGACACGCTCGGCCTTCTCCTGGAGGCTCGTCAGCCGAGCCTCGTCAACCGGGATCTGAGGCATGGGGGCCTCCTCCTTCTTGTGGGGCGGGTTGGTTCCCGCCTCCACGGCGGGCGGGTGGGGCTCGGCCGCGGGCGCGGCTTCGCGGGCCGGCACCGGGGTGGTGTCGGTGGTCTGGGTGGTGGCGGACTCGCTCACCTGCACGGCCTCGACAGCGGTCGTGGCGGCCTCGGTGACGGGCTCGTAGGTGATGACGCGGCGCACCTCGACGGGATCTCCGGTCAGGGCTGTGGCGACGTCGCCGGTCAGCGTGTAGCCCTGCCGCATGACGCGGACACCGGCCTTCGTCTCGTGGGAGAACAGGGCAATGCAGGCGGTCTCGTCGTAGTCGATGAGCCACACGTACTCGTCGGGGCCGGCCTTGTGCGCGTCCTTCACGAGGATCCGCAGTTCTTCGCCACGCTGCTCCGCAGACGCCTCAGCCACGGCAGCCTCTGCGGCGGTCGCGGTGCCCGGCTCCGCCCACAGGTCGCGGGAGTAGAGCTGCGGGGCAGCGTCCTCGATCTTGCTCACGAACGCGGCCAGGGCATCCCCGATCGCGGACGACAGGGCGATGCGCTCCTCGCGGGTCAGGCGCCCCTCACCGGCCATGTCGTCGGCCAGTACGGTGAAGTCGCGGTGGATGCGCGA
Coding sequences:
- a CDS encoding phage antirepressor KilAC domain-containing protein encodes the protein MNAAVQQFNFHGAGVRIITDENGDPWFVAADVTPLLGYNHNPSAIRRLDEDEYRQVPFSQVSPNVRQEPGRPPHRPMTVVTEAGLYSLILWSEKPEAVRFKRWVTHEVLPAIRKTGSYAVPQTREQQLAAAMLVAQQVLDEQQALIKVLEPAATAWNVLASTDGDYSLRDAAQILSRDHGIDTGQNRLKRQMQDLGWLDKRGIPYQRHVDLGRLRSRIRYYDNPRSGERTLADPQVRITPKGLEGLRVALATGQGVLALTSSTNAVSR
- a CDS encoding DNA-binding protein, producing the protein MGVKEIADLLLVSRQRASQISARRDFPEPVDTLAMGKVWLEDDVMAWAVATGRVVDDTVEEFDPRDR
- a CDS encoding Abi family protein; translation: MDYTKPHKNYAEQVQLLTDRGLEVSDRAVAVRALKRLGYYRLSAYTYPLRRPSEDGQGRAPEFVDGARLDDALTLCDFDDRLRATLLSGLQKLEVAMRAQVGYQLGKTHPFGHLDPKHLDTARCQKPPARRGPNDERDAHATWLDRYEQLRSESKNEDYVRHFILTYDGQIPVWVATEFMTFGCLTALYDLVSDRDAAAIARNVAVKNRDVVYGWLKALNVLRNHCAHNARIWNRKTIYPPKRPGTAFLPERLAHLSTADNNRVYFLAAICAHFLIELDPSTGWPRQFRETMRKFRPVHGMTAENTMGFPADWESLDIWRYQPE
- a CDS encoding helix-turn-helix transcriptional regulator; amino-acid sequence: MQEFMGSAEVTALLGVSKQRTYQLTGRPDFPAPVAELKMGKVWRTADVMQWAIEAGRAVDTAVEEFDPRDR
- a CDS encoding NYN domain-containing protein, with the translated sequence MSEPRVHLFMDYQNVHLSVGEAFAPPGTPAHTTLIHPGRFGDALMAARAAKGRTGTLERIHVYRGQPSSTHEPDPAAWNKAQSAEWSRDPRVAMFNRPLRYPRDWPNNRAREKGVDVKLAIDFVRAGIEKSADVLILASRDTDLMPAIETVMDIGGSTVEICTWVGCSRLRLGRDYSAHHLWCTYLDGASYVASKDPKKY
- a CDS encoding HNH endonuclease signature motif containing protein; the encoded protein is MPWSQTWTPNDSTVCTISWCGRRASVRGLCKAHNARVRAGFDPRVPASEARFFIHVTEQDDGCWAFDHVDPRTGYATFRQQRAHRWAYEFFHGPIPDGLHLDHLCANRRCVNPDHLDPVTVAVNNRRQKASLDTCKHGHPWTPSNTYIHPQRGHRQCRACRANASRRQRRLSLSRS
- a CDS encoding HK97-gp10 family putative phage morphogenesis protein, whose product is MGFDVRGIRRMAADLRDVAEQAGPVVELVVRKTALDVERDAKTLAPVDTGNLRASISMDVEATDSTVSAEIGPTASYGLFLEVGTSRMAPRPFMGPALDRNAPAFDAAMAQIVDRFQ
- a CDS encoding DUF6093 family protein; amino-acid sequence: MPFDTTRPVHPDWAAHHMPVSEGSLNCTVSVTDGSTGGGWDPVSGPLPDAPVVVYTGRARVTYKPVRAEDRDAAGQQVTVRDVIVAVPRDACPELAATARITVTAVDGNAPATLAGRVLAVQSTAWSSHALEQVITCTDDQSNQGA
- a CDS encoding Mu-like prophage major head subunit gpT family protein, with the translated sequence MSVTMDAPQILTGAAAEAVASENLNAGGFRKPAVRDFTKLVETANLWHDFLHGSIRESKRAGLYIQENITTSDLPYLLGAVLDRELLNKYEEYPTVWQGFATKSLVRDFKPKKLNDLLGGRAILDVVGEGAPYKRVPLSDAEYSLSVAKRGNIIPVTFEDLVNDDLDALRNLPDRQASAARFTEDYVATSAIVDAAGSKTAFFVTVGTDKLTAANIAKAVSTVTARKDSEGLPVILPKLVLMVPPALQITALEILNAVEIEVSADSTAAAPRGAKTVRASNYLKAMVTLVVNPWLTVIDKSANAGSTWYLLPDPSGPRPAVAVGFLRGHETPDLRVKADTGQRIGGGAISPEDGSFDDDSIEYRVRHVTGSTTVDPLGAYASNGSN
- a CDS encoding DUF2190 family protein, with product MAKNITFRDVDSLTLPVPSGTLSGAPVAVGGIAGVALTSRDTAGNATVLISPSHVAEVTTADAVASVGLAIYVTSAGVVTTTATSNTLLGYALATKGGTSGIVPVLFA